In a single window of the Luteibacter rhizovicinus DSM 16549 genome:
- a CDS encoding response regulator transcription factor, producing MPPPMTPAQAPVVCIVDDDAAVREALDSLFRSVGLNVAAFGSAADFLARDNADAPGCLVLDVRLPGVNGLDFQAQLAAMDNHLPIVFMTGHGDIPMSVRAMKAGALDFLSKPFRDQDMLDAVSMAIERDAIGRRDADAIGALRLAYASLTPREREVMHHVTAGLMNKQVGGLLGLSEITVKIHRGNVMRKMAARSLAELVRQAEALAAHS from the coding sequence ATGCCTCCCCCGATGACGCCGGCACAGGCACCCGTCGTCTGCATCGTCGACGACGATGCCGCCGTTCGCGAAGCCCTCGATTCCCTGTTCCGCTCGGTCGGCCTCAATGTGGCCGCCTTTGGCAGCGCCGCCGACTTCCTGGCTCGCGACAATGCCGATGCGCCCGGCTGCCTCGTGCTGGACGTGCGCCTGCCCGGGGTCAACGGGCTGGATTTCCAGGCCCAGCTGGCGGCGATGGACAACCACCTGCCGATCGTCTTCATGACCGGACACGGGGACATTCCCATGTCGGTGCGGGCCATGAAGGCGGGCGCGCTCGACTTCCTGTCGAAGCCTTTCCGCGACCAGGACATGCTCGACGCGGTGAGCATGGCGATCGAGCGCGACGCGATCGGTCGCCGTGATGCCGACGCCATCGGCGCGCTGCGCCTGGCCTATGCCTCGCTCACCCCCCGGGAGCGTGAGGTCATGCACCACGTCACGGCCGGGTTGATGAACAAGCAGGTCGGCGGCCTGCTGGGCCTGTCCGAGATCACCGTGAAGATCCATCGTGGCAACGTGATGCGCAAGATGGCCGCCCGCTCGCTGGCCGAGCTGGTGCGCCAGGCCGAGGCCCTCGCCGCCCATTCGTGA
- a CDS encoding glycine zipper 2TM domain-containing protein: MKTHLLAAAAFVLATGAAVTAPTAQAQSHRSQHQVCRDVETKQINSSDDHRVAGTAIGAVAGGLLGNQVGHGKGKTVATVGGAVAGGVVGNQVQKAHQNNNATYETHRECHWVDD; encoded by the coding sequence ATGAAGACCCATCTGCTCGCCGCTGCGGCGTTCGTACTTGCCACCGGCGCTGCCGTGACGGCCCCGACGGCCCAGGCCCAGTCGCACCGTAGCCAGCACCAGGTGTGCCGCGACGTCGAAACCAAGCAGATCAACTCCAGCGACGACCATCGGGTGGCCGGCACGGCCATTGGCGCGGTCGCTGGCGGTCTGCTCGGTAACCAGGTCGGCCATGGCAAGGGCAAGACGGTCGCCACCGTAGGCGGCGCAGTCGCCGGCGGCGTGGTCGGCAACCAGGTCCAGAAGGCCCACCAGAACAACAACGCCACCTATGAGACCCACCGCGAGTGCCATTGGGTCGACGATTGA
- a CDS encoding helix-turn-helix transcriptional regulator, with protein MRYETHTFAGTGGARTAEAMHALAPFAIDAPAAEQEPTVARLLEQALTAVETDLATTRACVARVAALLDREESHTETAASARRRVGAGLAPWQARRVASHVEENLGFAITIDHLATIAGLSSSYFCRAFKDTFGDPPHAYIMRRRVERAQTLMLQTREPLSQIALACGLSDQAHLCNLFRRLVGQSPSHWRRSQWQEA; from the coding sequence ATGCGATACGAAACCCATACTTTCGCCGGGACCGGTGGTGCGCGCACCGCCGAGGCCATGCATGCCCTTGCTCCCTTCGCCATCGATGCCCCCGCCGCCGAGCAGGAACCGACCGTCGCCCGCCTGCTCGAGCAGGCGCTGACCGCCGTCGAGACCGACCTGGCTACCACCCGCGCGTGTGTCGCCCGGGTCGCCGCCCTGCTGGACCGCGAAGAAAGTCACACGGAAACCGCTGCGTCGGCACGTCGCCGCGTCGGTGCCGGCCTGGCTCCGTGGCAGGCACGCCGGGTCGCCAGCCATGTCGAGGAAAACCTCGGCTTCGCGATCACCATCGATCACCTGGCCACGATCGCCGGGCTTTCCAGCAGCTATTTCTGTCGCGCCTTCAAGGATACGTTCGGCGATCCGCCGCACGCGTACATCATGCGTCGCCGCGTCGAGCGGGCGCAGACCCTGATGTTGCAGACCCGCGAACCGCTTAGCCAGATCGCCCTCGCCTGCGGCCTCTCGGACCAGGCCCATCTGTGCAACCTGTTCCGCCGCCTGGTCGGGCAGAGCCCGAGCCATTGGCGGCGTTCGCAGTGGCAGGAAGCGTAA
- a CDS encoding PAS domain-containing sensor histidine kinase has product MPPYRPLQATSGGSFIGPRRAVAGLLMTAGGLLALAVFLVDTFTQLQGAVAVVYLVVVLLVAASGSRRAIGGAAFGCMGLTLVSFVRGHGWPGLDAAMLRCLVSLSAIAITAVLSLRARDRMATIAGQARLIELTHDSIFVRDMDDVIVLWNTGAEQLYGWTASEAMGHRATDLLGTALPGHHTCVDAALFSTGRWEGEVTQRHRDGRLVIVAARCALLRDDRGKARVILEAGTDVTARRAADAALGDSERRYRSMFEKARFSFWEEDWTRVMARIALLREEGVTDLAAYLQAHPAFVRECCGLTLVTDVNDATVRMLGGHSREDLVGPLDRFLPATDTTFGRVILTIALGGGVAEGETHLINFKGERLTVLFALNMPLGPTRFDRVLVSVVDITDRKRAERALMAVQSELAQAARITALGEMSASIAHEVNQPLAAIVTHGEASLRWLRRPTPDLQEACDAIERVVRDARRASEVVHRVRSLASKEPRQHVRFDLATLVAECALLLEGEMAQHHVMLSVDIAPEAPLPRGDRVQLQQVVLNLMANAIRAMSCVPGARALVLRALPDGEESILVEVEDSGTGIPEDIAVHLFDAFVTTRGGGMGMGLAICRSTVESHGGRLWATNRPEGGATFHFTLPVTVAEEADA; this is encoded by the coding sequence ATGCCACCTTACCGACCCTTGCAAGCCACTTCCGGCGGCTCCTTCATCGGGCCACGTCGGGCCGTGGCTGGCCTGCTGATGACCGCGGGAGGGCTGCTTGCGCTCGCCGTTTTCCTGGTCGACACCTTCACCCAGCTACAGGGCGCCGTGGCCGTGGTGTACCTGGTCGTCGTCCTGTTGGTGGCGGCCAGCGGCAGTCGCCGCGCCATCGGTGGTGCCGCCTTCGGTTGCATGGGCCTGACTCTCGTCTCCTTCGTCCGTGGGCATGGTTGGCCGGGGCTGGACGCGGCCATGCTGCGCTGCCTGGTCAGCCTCTCCGCGATCGCGATCACGGCGGTGCTGTCGCTGCGCGCGCGCGACCGCATGGCGACCATCGCCGGCCAGGCCCGCCTGATCGAACTCACGCACGACTCGATCTTCGTGCGCGACATGGACGATGTCATCGTCCTGTGGAACACCGGCGCCGAACAGCTCTATGGCTGGACCGCGAGCGAAGCCATGGGGCACCGCGCCACCGACCTGCTCGGCACCGCGCTGCCCGGTCATCACACCTGCGTGGACGCTGCGCTGTTCAGCACCGGGCGCTGGGAGGGCGAGGTGACCCAACGTCACCGCGACGGCCGCCTCGTGATCGTTGCCGCCCGTTGCGCGCTATTGCGTGACGATCGCGGCAAGGCGAGGGTGATCCTCGAGGCCGGCACCGACGTGACGGCACGCCGCGCCGCCGATGCGGCCCTCGGCGATAGCGAACGCCGTTACCGCAGCATGTTCGAAAAGGCCCGCTTTTCTTTCTGGGAAGAAGACTGGACCCGGGTCATGGCCCGTATCGCCCTGTTGCGCGAGGAGGGCGTCACCGACCTCGCTGCTTACCTCCAGGCCCATCCGGCCTTCGTCCGCGAATGCTGCGGGTTGACCCTGGTCACCGACGTCAACGATGCCACCGTGCGCATGCTGGGTGGTCACTCCCGCGAGGACCTGGTCGGCCCGCTGGATCGTTTCCTGCCTGCCACGGACACGACCTTCGGCCGGGTGATCCTGACCATCGCACTGGGCGGCGGCGTGGCGGAGGGTGAGACCCATCTCATCAACTTCAAGGGCGAGCGGCTCACCGTGCTGTTCGCGCTGAACATGCCGCTGGGGCCGACACGCTTCGACCGCGTGCTGGTCAGCGTGGTCGACATCACCGACCGCAAGCGCGCCGAACGCGCCCTGATGGCCGTCCAGTCGGAACTGGCCCAGGCCGCCCGCATCACGGCACTGGGCGAGATGAGCGCCTCGATCGCGCATGAAGTGAACCAGCCACTGGCCGCCATCGTGACCCATGGCGAAGCCAGCCTGCGCTGGCTGCGCCGCCCGACGCCGGACCTGCAGGAGGCCTGCGATGCGATCGAACGCGTGGTGCGCGATGCGCGCCGGGCGAGCGAGGTGGTCCACCGCGTGCGTAGCCTGGCCAGCAAGGAGCCAAGGCAACATGTGCGTTTCGACCTGGCCACCCTCGTTGCCGAATGCGCGTTGCTGCTGGAGGGTGAGATGGCCCAGCATCACGTCATGCTGAGTGTCGACATCGCCCCGGAAGCTCCCTTGCCCCGCGGCGATCGCGTGCAATTACAGCAGGTGGTGCTGAACCTGATGGCTAACGCGATCCGTGCGATGTCCTGCGTGCCCGGCGCGCGCGCCCTCGTCCTGCGGGCCCTTCCCGATGGTGAGGAAAGCATCCTGGTCGAGGTCGAAGACAGCGGTACCGGCATTCCCGAAGATATCGCCGTCCATCTCTTCGACGCCTTTGTGACAACGCGGGGCGGCGGCATGGGCATGGGTCTTGCCATTTGTCGTTCCACCGTGGAATCTCATGGCGGACGCCTCTGGGCGACGAACCGACCCGAAGGCGGGGCGACCTTTCATTTCACGCTGCCCGTGACGGTAGCCGAGGAGGCTGACGCGTGA
- a CDS encoding PA2169 family four-helix-bundle protein: MTSTDHDIKVLNGLIETTIDSAEGYGEAAKDADNTRYAASFQSRAAERRQVAQRLQQQVSSLGGTPEDDGTVLAKAHRMFVELRAKMSSKDDTAIVDEVERGEDHIKAKYEDALKDTDVTAGTRSLINEAYVSVKSGHDQMRDLKHALHGTH; encoded by the coding sequence ATGACCAGCACCGACCACGACATCAAGGTTCTCAACGGCCTCATCGAGACCACGATCGACAGCGCCGAAGGCTATGGCGAAGCGGCGAAGGACGCTGACAACACCCGCTATGCTGCATCGTTCCAGAGCCGTGCTGCCGAGCGTCGCCAGGTCGCCCAGCGCCTGCAGCAGCAGGTCAGCTCGCTCGGCGGCACGCCGGAAGACGACGGCACCGTTCTCGCCAAGGCGCACCGCATGTTCGTCGAGCTGCGCGCCAAGATGAGCTCGAAGGACGATACCGCCATCGTGGATGAAGTCGAGCGTGGCGAAGATCACATCAAGGCGAAGTACGAAGACGCCCTGAAGGATACCGACGTCACCGCTGGCACGCGGTCGCTGATCAACGAGGCGTATGTCTCGGTGAAGAGCGGTCACGACCAGATGCGCGATCTCAAGCACGCGCTGCACGGTACGCACTAA
- a CDS encoding response regulator transcription factor, giving the protein MAANRIVAIVDDDEAVRQATASLVRSLGHEVRGFASAEDFLRPGGDEGVDCLVTDVHMPGIDGTDLQRRLIERGRTYPIVFVSGFLDDAVRESVMAAGAFCYLGKPFQGDTLVTCLERALSRS; this is encoded by the coding sequence TTGGCCGCGAACAGGATTGTGGCGATCGTTGACGACGACGAAGCGGTCCGGCAGGCGACCGCCAGCCTCGTGCGATCGCTGGGACATGAGGTGCGAGGCTTTGCTTCCGCTGAAGACTTCCTCCGCCCCGGTGGCGACGAGGGGGTCGATTGCCTCGTCACCGACGTCCACATGCCAGGTATCGACGGCACCGATCTTCAGCGTCGCCTGATCGAGCGTGGGCGCACCTATCCCATCGTTTTCGTCTCCGGGTTCCTCGACGATGCCGTACGCGAGAGCGTCATGGCCGCCGGCGCCTTCTGCTATCTCGGCAAGCCGTTCCAGGGAGATACCCTGGTGACCTGCCTGGAGCGAGCCCTGTCCCGCTCCTAA
- the msrB gene encoding peptide-methionine (R)-S-oxide reductase MsrB, whose protein sequence is MRSTDPDRRRFLGVFAATAVASISLPFILRGMRPAMAADAPKPVKTGNVTLDEFGANKKLIDTRSLPRVVMTEKQWKEKLSTQSYYVTREAGTEAPYSGGEVYKTHASGLYRCICCDTALYDSATKFESGTGWPSFYQAISKRNVAEVVDRSLIEERTEVRCARCDAHLGHVFDDGPDPTGLRYCMNAVAMRFVPYAA, encoded by the coding sequence ATGCGCAGCACCGATCCCGACCGCCGCCGCTTCCTGGGTGTCTTCGCCGCGACTGCGGTCGCGTCGATCTCCCTGCCCTTCATCCTCCGCGGCATGCGGCCCGCCATGGCCGCCGATGCCCCGAAGCCGGTCAAGACCGGCAACGTCACCCTGGATGAGTTCGGCGCCAACAAGAAGCTGATCGACACCCGCTCCCTGCCTCGCGTCGTGATGACCGAGAAGCAGTGGAAGGAGAAGCTCAGCACGCAGTCCTATTACGTCACGCGCGAGGCGGGCACCGAGGCGCCGTACAGCGGCGGCGAGGTTTACAAGACCCACGCCAGCGGACTGTACCGCTGCATTTGCTGCGATACCGCGCTGTACGACTCGGCAACGAAATTCGAATCGGGCACAGGATGGCCGAGCTTCTACCAGGCGATTTCAAAGCGGAACGTCGCGGAGGTCGTGGATCGCAGCCTGATCGAAGAACGCACGGAAGTGCGTTGCGCGCGCTGCGATGCTCACCTGGGTCACGTCTTCGATGACGGTCCTGACCCGACCGGATTGCGGTACTGCATGAACGCTGTGGCGATGCGGTTCGTGCCCTACGCGGCGTAG
- a CDS encoding YihY/virulence factor BrkB family protein, translated as MHSRLKLGITVVRTTAKGFSDDELMTRAAALAFYSALSFAPLLVLLLWVVASLRPEWQAQLIDSLNGLVGERASEAVRLVIENAKQKPSVGSMAGVIGLGVTLIGASAVFAQLQGALNRVWSLQPRPGKATHAILGWLRARLHALGLLLSLAFLLVISFSASAMIAVFVRGGTTGWNVLEMVISFGVFVLIFGAIYKVLPDAVIEWRDAMIGASLTALLFAIGKFAIGIYLERSNVGGPYGPAGGVVVLLVWVYYSALILLLGAELTEAVAEARGTPIKPRPYAMSTKYPDRPPVDPPVTAAAVSLKATEKEDLP; from the coding sequence GTGCATTCAAGGCTCAAACTGGGCATCACCGTCGTCCGCACCACCGCCAAGGGCTTCAGCGATGACGAGCTGATGACCCGCGCCGCTGCCCTGGCCTTCTACTCGGCCTTGTCGTTCGCACCGCTGCTGGTCCTCCTGCTCTGGGTGGTCGCCTCGCTCCGCCCCGAATGGCAGGCGCAGCTGATCGACAGCCTCAACGGGCTCGTCGGCGAGCGGGCATCCGAAGCCGTGCGCCTGGTCATCGAGAATGCCAAGCAAAAGCCCAGCGTCGGCAGCATGGCCGGGGTGATCGGCCTGGGCGTGACCCTGATCGGCGCGTCGGCCGTGTTCGCCCAGCTCCAGGGCGCCCTGAATCGTGTCTGGAGCCTGCAGCCACGCCCGGGCAAGGCCACCCACGCGATCCTCGGCTGGCTGCGCGCCCGCCTCCATGCGCTCGGCCTCCTTCTCTCGCTGGCCTTCCTGCTGGTCATCTCGTTCTCGGCCAGCGCCATGATCGCCGTGTTCGTCCGGGGCGGCACCACCGGCTGGAACGTGCTCGAAATGGTGATCTCGTTCGGGGTGTTCGTGCTGATCTTCGGCGCCATCTACAAGGTGCTGCCGGACGCCGTGATCGAGTGGCGCGACGCCATGATCGGCGCCAGCCTCACCGCCCTGCTCTTCGCTATCGGCAAGTTCGCCATCGGCATCTATCTGGAACGCAGCAATGTCGGCGGCCCGTACGGCCCCGCCGGCGGCGTCGTGGTGCTGCTGGTCTGGGTCTACTACTCCGCCCTCATCCTGCTGCTCGGCGCCGAACTGACCGAGGCCGTTGCCGAGGCCCGCGGGACGCCAATTAAACCGCGGCCATACGCGATGTCGACCAAATACCCGGACAGGCCCCCTGTTGACCCACCCGTCACGGCGGCGGCGGTATCCCTGAAGGCCACCGAAAAGGAGGACCTGCCATGA
- a CDS encoding S9 family peptidase, whose protein sequence is MSISRTAALSGAVLLGLIGANASAQTVTTDDYRRADSFLATNTAPLVDHSVAKVTWIDDSHFWYRDHDKDGDQFITVDASTGQATRAFDRDKVATALATATGKKVDAAKLPVTAFVVRPDGSLDITSHGKHYLCDSAASKCELAAVKKDANGKAYGEEPGLASPDGKSEAFVRDWNLWVRDVATGAETQLTTNGVKDYGYATDNAGWKHTDEAIGVWSPDSSKFATFQQDQRKTGEMTLVSTNVGHPKVETWKYPLPGDKDVTMIERVVIDVPTKKTVRFKMPADQHRSTICDDVSCSPGLWDDVRWSADGKSIAFVSTSRDHKQEWFRVANPETGDVREVFGEKAKTYFESGNEMVNWQYVPETDEVIWFSERSNWGHLYMYSLKTGKLEHQITSGDWNVTQVLHIDAKTKTIWFRGVGREKGVDPYYQSFYKVGFDGKGLTLLTPEKMDHTVSMSKDGTYFFDAYSTIDTPPVSVVRRADTGATVKEIAHADISRLKATGWIPPTAFTVKARDGKTDLYGQMFKPTKFDPSKKYPLIVYIYPGPQVGSVRTRSFIPSHGDNQALAELGFVVIAVDGMGTPLRSKAFHDAYFQNIGDNTLPDQVAAVKELTKKYSWLDADKVGIWGHSGGGNATATAMFRYADTFKVGISESGNHDNRNYEDDWAEKWQGLLVTDKDGKSNYDDQANQKWADGLKGHLMIAHGTFDDNVPPYESLLVVDALIKANKDFDLVLIPNAHHGYGAATTYMTRRRWDYFVRNLAGGTPPKEYQLTPMTPPGG, encoded by the coding sequence ATGTCGATTTCACGCACTGCGGCGCTTTCCGGCGCTGTTCTCCTCGGCCTGATCGGGGCTAACGCCTCGGCCCAGACCGTCACCACCGACGATTACCGCCGCGCGGACTCGTTCCTGGCCACCAACACGGCGCCCCTGGTCGACCATTCGGTCGCCAAGGTCACCTGGATCGACGATTCCCACTTCTGGTATCGCGACCACGACAAGGACGGCGACCAGTTCATCACGGTCGACGCCTCGACCGGCCAGGCCACGCGCGCCTTCGATCGCGACAAGGTCGCCACGGCGCTGGCGACCGCGACGGGCAAGAAGGTCGATGCGGCCAAGCTGCCGGTGACCGCCTTCGTCGTCCGCCCGGACGGCAGCCTGGACATCACATCGCACGGCAAGCATTACCTCTGCGACAGCGCGGCGAGCAAATGCGAGCTGGCTGCCGTGAAGAAAGACGCCAACGGCAAGGCCTACGGCGAAGAGCCGGGCCTCGCCTCGCCGGACGGCAAGTCCGAAGCCTTCGTCCGCGACTGGAACCTCTGGGTGCGCGACGTGGCCACGGGTGCGGAAACGCAGCTGACCACCAACGGCGTCAAGGATTATGGCTACGCCACCGACAACGCCGGCTGGAAGCACACCGACGAGGCCATCGGCGTCTGGTCGCCGGATTCGTCGAAGTTCGCCACGTTCCAGCAGGACCAGCGCAAGACCGGTGAAATGACCCTGGTCAGCACCAACGTCGGTCACCCCAAGGTCGAGACCTGGAAGTACCCGCTGCCGGGCGACAAGGACGTGACCATGATCGAGCGCGTCGTCATCGACGTGCCGACGAAGAAGACCGTGCGTTTCAAGATGCCGGCCGACCAGCATCGCTCGACGATCTGCGACGACGTGTCGTGCAGCCCGGGCCTGTGGGACGACGTGCGCTGGTCCGCCGATGGCAAGAGCATCGCCTTTGTCTCGACCTCGCGCGACCACAAGCAGGAGTGGTTCCGCGTGGCCAACCCGGAAACGGGTGACGTGCGTGAGGTCTTCGGCGAGAAAGCGAAGACGTACTTCGAAAGCGGCAACGAGATGGTCAACTGGCAGTACGTGCCCGAGACCGACGAGGTGATCTGGTTCTCCGAGCGGAGCAACTGGGGCCATCTCTACATGTATAGCCTGAAGACCGGCAAGCTCGAGCACCAGATCACCAGCGGCGATTGGAACGTCACCCAGGTGCTGCATATCGATGCGAAGACGAAGACGATCTGGTTCCGCGGCGTCGGTCGCGAGAAGGGCGTCGATCCCTACTACCAGTCGTTCTACAAGGTCGGCTTCGACGGCAAGGGCCTGACCCTGCTTACCCCGGAGAAGATGGACCATACGGTCTCGATGTCGAAGGACGGTACGTATTTCTTCGACGCGTACTCGACCATCGATACGCCACCGGTTTCCGTCGTTCGTCGCGCCGATACCGGGGCGACGGTGAAGGAAATCGCGCACGCCGACATCTCGCGGCTGAAGGCGACGGGCTGGATCCCGCCCACCGCGTTCACGGTGAAGGCGCGTGACGGCAAGACCGACCTCTACGGCCAGATGTTCAAGCCGACGAAGTTCGATCCGTCGAAGAAGTACCCGCTGATCGTCTACATCTATCCGGGTCCGCAGGTCGGCTCGGTGCGTACGCGTAGCTTCATTCCGTCGCACGGCGACAACCAGGCGCTGGCCGAACTCGGCTTCGTGGTGATCGCGGTCGATGGCATGGGCACGCCGCTACGTTCCAAGGCGTTCCACGATGCCTACTTCCAGAACATCGGCGACAACACGCTGCCCGACCAGGTCGCGGCCGTGAAGGAACTGACGAAGAAGTACAGCTGGCTCGACGCCGACAAGGTCGGTATCTGGGGTCACTCCGGCGGCGGCAACGCCACGGCCACCGCGATGTTCCGCTATGCGGATACGTTCAAGGTCGGCATCTCGGAGTCGGGCAACCACGACAACCGCAACTACGAAGACGACTGGGCCGAGAAGTGGCAGGGCCTGCTCGTCACGGACAAGGACGGCAAGTCCAACTACGACGACCAGGCCAACCAGAAGTGGGCCGACGGCCTCAAGGGCCACCTGATGATCGCCCACGGCACCTTCGACGATAACGTGCCGCCGTACGAGTCCCTGCTCGTCGTCGACGCGCTGATCAAGGCGAACAAGGACTTCGACTTGGTCTTGATCCCGAACGCCCACCACGGCTATGGTGCAGCGACCACGTATATGACGCGTCGCCGCTGGGATTACTTCGTGCGCAACCTCGCCGGCGGCACCCCGCCGAAGGAATACCAGCTCACGCCGATGACGCCGCCCGGCGGCTGA
- a CDS encoding SDR family NAD(P)-dependent oxidoreductase gives MASNRRRALVTGASAGIGEAFARELARRGHDLVLTARRAERLEALATELRDRHGIEAIVAPLDLSRTDGPEALVGALEAQGLAIDVLINNAGYGVTGYLEEQPWATHAAFIQVLMTAPTELAYRLIPGMKARGYGRIVNVASLAGHVPGSAGHTLYAASKAYLIKFSQSLALEGKASGVHTTAVCPGFTYSEFHDVTGSRDLVSKMPGFMWMDAPTVARQGMDAVDAGKAVYVNGRVNQAIKAMFKLLPDGLALKMIERQGKRYRSGPHAG, from the coding sequence ATGGCATCGAATCGTCGTCGCGCCCTCGTCACTGGCGCCTCTGCCGGCATCGGCGAAGCGTTTGCCCGCGAACTGGCTCGTCGCGGCCATGACCTCGTTCTCACCGCACGTCGCGCCGAGCGTCTCGAAGCGCTCGCGACGGAGTTGCGCGATCGCCACGGCATCGAGGCGATCGTCGCGCCGCTCGATCTGTCGCGCACCGATGGCCCAGAGGCGCTGGTCGGCGCACTGGAAGCGCAGGGTCTGGCGATCGACGTGCTGATCAACAATGCTGGCTACGGCGTGACCGGTTACCTCGAAGAGCAGCCCTGGGCCACCCATGCCGCCTTCATCCAGGTTTTGATGACGGCGCCCACCGAGCTGGCCTACCGCCTGATTCCCGGCATGAAGGCGCGTGGCTACGGTCGCATCGTCAACGTCGCTTCGCTGGCCGGCCACGTGCCGGGTTCGGCCGGTCACACGCTGTATGCGGCGTCGAAGGCCTACCTGATCAAGTTCTCGCAGTCGCTGGCGCTGGAGGGCAAGGCCAGTGGCGTGCACACCACCGCCGTGTGCCCGGGCTTCACCTATTCCGAGTTCCATGATGTCACCGGCTCGCGCGATCTCGTCTCGAAAATGCCCGGTTTCATGTGGATGGACGCGCCCACCGTGGCGAGGCAGGGCATGGACGCAGTGGACGCCGGCAAGGCGGTTTATGTGAACGGCCGGGTGAACCAGGCGATCAAGGCCATGTTCAAGCTCCTGCCGGACGGCCTGGCCCTGAAAATGATCGAGCGCCAAGGCAAGCGCTACCGCTCCGGCCCCCATGCCGGCTAA
- a CDS encoding YdcF family protein: MTLILFLLLVLVALALLWTRRPRAGSAWLVIAVAWLFFAGCGPLTGTLLSHLQSGFAPDVAHWGQRNVIILLGAGTVRSGAGAIEPSLYANGRILRAAELYRSCKATGGDCKVEVSGGDAMKLKQAEADVYAISLDRLGVPRADMILEAQSMNTFQNAQFTKPLLMSYGADKVVLVSSAVHLKRAVLYFAHFAIHGEPVRGDYVTARYDWLPGSDNLSYADFAIHEYVGIVRYHFYNAMGWNVPKIPEESVTTQTHT, from the coding sequence ATGACACTCATCCTGTTTCTCCTGCTGGTTCTCGTCGCCCTCGCGCTGCTCTGGACCCGTCGCCCACGGGCTGGATCGGCCTGGCTGGTCATCGCCGTGGCCTGGTTGTTCTTCGCCGGCTGCGGTCCGCTCACCGGCACGCTGCTAAGTCACCTGCAGTCCGGCTTCGCGCCGGATGTCGCGCACTGGGGTCAGCGCAACGTCATCATCCTGCTGGGCGCGGGCACCGTGCGCAGCGGCGCGGGAGCGATCGAGCCCAGCCTGTACGCCAACGGACGCATCCTCCGCGCCGCCGAACTCTATCGTTCGTGCAAGGCCACGGGCGGCGACTGCAAGGTGGAAGTGAGCGGTGGCGATGCCATGAAGCTCAAGCAGGCCGAGGCGGATGTGTACGCGATTTCGCTGGATCGGCTCGGTGTGCCGCGCGCGGACATGATCCTCGAAGCGCAGAGCATGAACACCTTCCAGAATGCGCAGTTCACCAAGCCCTTGCTGATGAGCTACGGCGCCGACAAGGTCGTACTGGTGTCGTCCGCGGTGCACCTGAAGCGGGCCGTCCTGTACTTCGCGCACTTCGCCATCCACGGCGAACCGGTGCGCGGCGACTACGTCACGGCGCGCTACGACTGGCTGCCGGGCTCGGACAATCTTTCGTACGCCGACTTCGCCATTCATGAGTACGTGGGCATCGTCCGATACCACTTCTATAACGCCATGGGCTGGAACGTGCCGAAGATTCCTGAAGAAAGCGTGACCACGCAGACACATACGTAA
- the wrbA gene encoding NAD(P)H:quinone oxidoreductase, whose translation MAKVLVLYYSAYGHIEKMAHAVAEGAREAGAHVDIRRVPETVPDDVAKSSHYKLDQAAPIARVDELETYDAIVIGTGTRYGRMTSQMASFLDQTGPLWARGALNGKVGGAFASTATQHGGQETTLFSIITNLFHLGLIPVGLPYSFQGQMKLDEVTGGSPYGATTIAASDGSRQVTENELAGARFQGKHIAEVATKLFG comes from the coding sequence ATGGCAAAAGTCCTCGTTCTCTACTACTCGGCCTACGGACATATCGAAAAAATGGCCCATGCCGTGGCTGAAGGTGCTCGCGAAGCCGGTGCACATGTCGATATCAGGCGCGTACCCGAAACCGTTCCCGACGATGTTGCAAAAAGCTCACATTACAAACTCGATCAAGCTGCTCCGATCGCGCGCGTCGACGAACTGGAAACCTACGACGCGATCGTCATCGGCACCGGTACCCGCTACGGCCGCATGACCTCGCAGATGGCCAGCTTTCTCGACCAGACCGGCCCGCTGTGGGCGCGTGGTGCACTCAACGGCAAGGTCGGCGGCGCCTTCGCGTCGACGGCGACGCAGCACGGTGGTCAGGAAACGACCCTGTTCTCGATCATTACCAACCTGTTCCATCTGGGTCTGATCCCGGTAGGGCTGCCCTACAGTTTCCAGGGCCAGATGAAGCTGGACGAAGTGACGGGTGGTTCGCCTTACGGAGCTACGACCATCGCGGCGAGCGACGGTTCCCGTCAGGTCACCGAAAATGAACTCGCTGGCGCACGCTTCCAGGGCAAGCACATTGCCGAGGTCGCCACGAAGCTGTTCGGTTAG